The DNA sequence TAGAGAAACTGGCTAAGGACCTGAATAGCTACGAGTTTGAGTTGGAAACCAAAGTTGCAGCAACAGAAGAGCTGAAGAAGGAGTTGGAAAGATCTCAATCTCTGAATATTGAGATGGAGTTGCTGAATGAAGAGATGTCTGTGATGCTGCTAGTGTTAAGACAGGGAATTTCTGAGGCTCAATTGAACCTTGCCAACTATAAGGAAGAGATGGATGTAATGAAcaggaagagagaagagaaggttCTGCAACTGATGAAGGAGTTGGAGATTAAAGAAGCTGCTTTAATCAGTGTCCAGAAAGCTATGAATGTAGAGCGCGAGAGAGCAGCGTGTCTAATGAAGCAGGTTGAGTCCTTTGGAGTCTCCAAGGAACTTCAGCATCCGCTTGAAGATGAACTTGATAGGCACATGGAAATGTTGGAGGAATCAAACATATGCCAGCTAATCCTCAAAGACAAGGTCATGGAGATGGAATGTGAATTGAAAGACCAGCTTAAAGAAGTTCATGATGCTTTAGACAGTGCAAATGTTGAATTGGATGAGACAATAAGTGTGAGAAATGAAATGGAATTCGAGTTGCAGATATGGATGTCGATCGTTGAACGTTTGAAGAATGATCTTGAAGAGAACCACATAGTGCGCAGGGAACTGGAAACTTCACTTCTCACACAAGTAGATGTTGCTGAAAGCCTCAAGCAAGAGAAATATATCTTGGTCTACAAGTTGGAGGAGCAAGAGATGAGAATAGACCAATTGAATCAAGAGCTGAAAGTAAGGAAGAAAATTACCTCAGAAATGGATGCTATACTACAGTTAGAACATGTGAAGGAATTGAATCATCAAATGGAGACAAAGGTGCAAAACTCAGATGATGTGATTCAGAAACTCATGATTGAGAATAGAAATCTGATGGAAAATGTCACAAGATTGTCATTAGAAAGGAAAAATCTGTTGCAATTTGTTCAGGGATTGGGGGATAAAATCAATGAGTTCTCCACTGTAGACTCTCAATTAATGGAAATGCTCAAGACCATGGCACAATCTTTTGAGAATGATGGTCAAGGAGGAATATTAATTTCAAAGAAGGATGATCGTTTCTTTGTAAATGAAAATATGTTGATTCATTCTCCTACAAGTAGAAAGAAACTTGAAGTCACTTCTGATATAAGATCACCCTTTAAGGAAGTCAACAATTAGCTACAATGCATGGCATGACTGCTTCTTTGAATTGCAAATGGAATTCACTATTCCACTGAGTATTTTGTGATGCTGCTAAACCTTTTATTTCTCTCTTCCACTAGATACCCATTTAACAAACTCAATATCTAACTTGTCCTGTATGAAAACAATGTTCTATCTCAATATGATTATATTTTTGTCATATTGAACTATGTTGtgaacaatgcaaacaatgaaTTTGTTGGATTTGGTTCCTCTGAAGTTGTTCATTTACTTTAGAGAGAAAAGTAACGCAATCTAAACCATTGATAATATAAATGGTTTTGATcatcttaaataaataaatgcatTAAAAGAAGTTAAAGTAGATTTTTTAATAAGATTCTTTGAAAATTGTGCGACAACTGCAATAGCTTCCAAGACCGCGTCATttcttcctttttattttatcttttttctattttattttgttttttctttctttttcttcaacaaaaaattattttcggttctattttttcacaatatttaattctatttttatgttttattatcaCGTTCTTCTATGATATTGTTAATGTTTTGGttatcttcttttttatttttgtcttctgTAACTTACATTTAAAGTTTTGTTATGAAAGAGATTAATGGTGATCACTAATAATTTTTCATCTTTTATGAAtcttgaataattttttataaaatcttataaaaaataaaattaatttatttaaattaagtcaagaaatgttttttatttattttttattttaatataaaaaaaactcatGTAAATGTACTCAATCTGTTTTACATAGAAATATAATTAAGAAGAGAAGATTTAATTATGCAGATATATCGGATCGgatctaacaaaaaaaatgcttatATCATATCCGATGAAAATTGTGTGGATCGGATTCGATCCGATCCGCCCCTAAAGTTACATCTCTCTCGCCCCCTCCCAATTCTGGAGGCATAAGTTGGCCTGATATACATTGTCTTGCCATTAATTAAGGTAAATAGTTTgaacagcaaagctccacaacgcttctaggattttttataaaatctaaTGATGGTTTATCGCTGGTATAATAGATTGtccttttgaattttgtttctaatataaaaatataaaaaaaaacaaagacataaaaacaaaaatgaatATCTTAATGTGTTACTTTTAGAAAGTACTGAACATTAAAATATTTTCcatctctatttttttaaaatgtatttATTATCTACTCTTTCTATAATTCCATGTTAAAGACAATAACCAAAAGCAGCCATAAAAGTTATGATTTGTGTTGCTGATGGTTAATTCTGGTAGAACTATGTTTCAGACATCTGAAAAGTATTGCATAAGGATGCCAAACAAATGAAACTCATCATTTGATTACTTTCATGCTGCAATTATTGCATTGTGAATCTATGTTCCAGCCTTCCAGGCATGACATTCAACATCATTCTTACAACTAATTAGTTTCATTTAAGATATCTTTCACTGATTGGAtagcataattttttattcagaTTGTACTCACGTGTATACATACATGGTTGCACAGAGGAAAAAAGCTCTCTCAAAATCAAAGAAGGAATAATGTGCAGCTTCTATTTATTTTACGTTAAATCTAggatatatatacatataaaagaaatgtcatgtttgattttggtCTACAAATATTTATAAGGAAAAGTAACTTCCTATAGTTGAGTTTTGTTTCTCAATTTTGCTGCTATGGTCTATGGCGCTCTCTGCATGAAATATCTATAGatcaaaataatatattacTAAAAGTATGATTTTAGCCTTAACCCAAACTATAGTATGGATATGGAGATTCTCTAACAGAAAATCAAGCATGATATACTGATTTTTTTAACCCCTCTAGATTTAACCCAAGAGGTGTtgaatataaaaagaaatataatGCATTTTATATTTATGGTAAATTTAAGTTAAAGTAAATTAAAACTTGGACAATACTTTCCATAATACCAAGAGTTCAACAATGGCAGTATGGAGTATGGAAATTATGTTTTATGGCATGCTATCAGTCTAAGctgttaaaagttaaaacataaaacaaataTGCTAAGTATCTCTTTCCGATGGCTAAGCAGCACTCTAGTCCAATTTTATACCATAAAATAGACACATTGTTGTACATAAAAAGGACAAAATATCCATgtcaagaaacttctaacataTATGAGAGGCCGTTTCATTGatattcctttttcattttcattttgtcaaGTAAAATATTTAACGTGAAGGCGAAGGCGAAGGCAAGAAGGGAGCCCTTAACAACCCCCAAAACACGCAGCCATAAATCAATTCATCCAGCGCATTCAGTTCAGTTCAATATTGACACTTCACTCCTCACATGCTTTACTTTTAGTGCCTTAGGCTTATATCCTTCAAAAACAGAACAAAGAAACAGCGCGTAATAAATATACTTGAGAGCGAAGGGTGAACAAACATGAAGCGCAGAATATTTGTGACCCATAAAAGCCCAACACCCACAATTCCATCCCAAAACGACGCCGTTCTCCCTCCCAAACGAAACCAAACACACTCCCTCCATTTATTATCGCGCACACAACAAAAAACAAACAACAATCCAAAAAGCCATATATTAGTACTACGAACCAACACCATGTAATTATcatcataaaattaaaattagaatacaaatttaataaaaagctctccttatttaaatttctttttcttttttctttttctttttctttttcaattaaaattgtATACAGTGGTGTATTGTATTTTGTTCCACTTTATTGTTGGTTTCAAATTTGAAGCTTCGAAATCTGAGTCTGAGGGAAAAAGGCAAAAAGCAGAGGGAGGGAGCAATGGCGGAACACAAGAACCGCTGGAGCTGGGATGTCACCGGATTCGAGCCTTGGAAGTCCTCGCCGTCGTCCTCGCCGCCGGTCGATCAAGTCGATCGGAAACCTACTGCGCCACTTGTGAGACGCTACTCCGTTTCGCCCTCGTCTGTTCTTCCTCCGCAGTCAAAGCAGTCCACGGCATCCAAGGTTCAGCGCCTGCAGGAAAGGCTCAAGGTCATGCGTTTTTTCACTTTCATCTCTTACTGTTGCCAGCtgttttttcttcttgttctgCTCATTCATTCCGGTCGCTGATATTTTAGCTTTTCTGGTTTGTTCTGCCGAGATGCGAGTGCTTGTAACGGCAGTGTTTTAGTTTAGGTCTGTGCTGTAATTCTAGCTTGTTTCAGTAGTTGCTTTGATTGTGCttgaggtgcatcatgtgatgtGAAGGTGCTGCATGTGCCTTTGTACGAATACTTTCATTTCGACAGGTGAGTTTGAATCGAAGAAACTAAGGAGGATGGGTTTAGTGTGTAAAGTAAGCTATAGTTCATGTACAACTTCCTTTACGGGTGCAGCATTTGAGGATTCTTGTAGAATTTGACAGTAGTATGGCAATTTGACATCAGAAATTGCAATTGGAGTTTGTAGTTAGTGGTAGGTGAATATATCTTCTCGGTAACATGAGGGGAGTGCGCTCATGACTCATTTATGTGTTTGATAGAGGATTTGGCTTTTCTTGATTATGTAAACATAGGTGTGGGAACAAATTCTCCGTTGTCAATGGGTGAACCTCAATTAACTTCCGGAAGGATGTTGCAAATTATGAATTTAGTCCTAGGGTGTGTTGATGTAGGAACAATATGGCCATGGAGAATTTCGGGGAAAGAAAGTTTAGATCCAACAAAGTGCTGGTTTGGACAATTTGAAGATGTAATAGTGCATTTTAATATTGTTATATAATAAGGATCATTGCTTGCCACCATTTAGAAAACTTTGTGGCACGGTGCTAGTGGTCTATGTTCTACAATTTAATCTGTTTCCTTTATATGATATGTAACAAATGTAAGCTAAACAACTGGGTTGTTATGTAGTCAAATACTTGTATCTTATAAAATGAATTATGAAGCTCTTTTCTGCTTAAGGACAGATCGTGTCAATGAAGTGTTTTGGACTTTTTGTGTTTTACATTAAATTTGAACCTTGGTACCACCATtcatacaaaagaaaaaaaaatggttgCAAGAGATAATAATATCTAGAGtgtattttatactatttaaaTAATGGTTCCTTATTTCAGGTCAGTCCTGCTGGTTGAATTATCCTTTTATGTTATATCCTTTGCAACTCTGTTCAAGTCATGTGCTAACAGTATCATCAGATACTTTGTGCAGCTTGCTAAAGAAGACCATTTGCAGCTCAGACATGAAGTGAGTGAACTTCAAGAATATTCAAATGCAAAACTTGATCGAGTTACACGATATCTTGGTGTTCTTGCTGAGAAAACCCGAAAGCTAGGTAAGAAACTGACTTGTGTTGACTAGACTAGAAAAACTTGACCGTTGGCTGGTTATGCTAGACTAGAAAAAGTTTTGGGATTTTACACCAACATGAACTTTTTTGCTTGATTGGATAACTTAATTTCTTTGACTATTGAGACTTATGCTCTAAATTCTTGTTGGGAATTGGGAATCTTGTTTTTACACACTCACAGGTTTGATCATAACATAATGAGAAATATGGCACCTTTTTATCTCAAAAATGCATTTAGTTTCTTGGAGTTGTGCAAAATTTGTCATACTTTAACATTTTATTTggtaacttattttattttatttttttgttttcttgggGGTGGGGGAGTGCTGCCAtgttaaaattttgatatactgATTGTACCATTTTTGAGACGTAATTTGTCTTTATGGTTTTCTATcgtcaattttttaatttcattgtCCGCTTGTGAATTCCAGATCAAGTTGCGCTTGAAACTGAAGCAAGAATATCTCCAATAATCAATGAGAAAAGGAGATTGTTCAATGATTTATTGACATCTAAAGGTAATTGCTATCTGTAAGTTTTCATTTGGTCGTGGGTTGTTTCCTAATATGCACTTTGTTGTCACGTTATGTCCCAAATACATTGTTTATTTCAAATTTGCATATACGATAACTGGAATTCAAGATTAGTTGGATGCACAACCTCTTGTTATTTAAGCATAATTCAAATGTAAACTTTACTGAGCTGAAAACATTGATGTGGCTGTTAATGTTTTGCAGGAAATATTCGAGTATTTTGCCGGACAAGGCCGTCATTTGAAGATGAAGGTCCCTCAGTTGTTGAATTTCCAGATGACTACACAATTCGTGTAAATACTGGTGATGAATCCTTGTCCAATACAaagaaagattttgaatttgaccGGGTCTATGGACCTCATGTTGGACAAGGTAAAATGGTTCCTTTTCCCCCTTTTGGAGTTCAAACCCTGGTAATGTCTGATATGCATCTTATTTATCTTACCTTTTATACTCTATTTGCAGCTGAATTATTCAATGATGTTCAACCACTGGTGCAGTCAGCTTTGGATGGATATAATGTTTCCATATTTGCATATGGACAAACCCATTCTGGAAAGACACATACTATGGTtgctctttctttctttctttctttctttctttctttgtgtGTGCAGGTGCAGATCACCTCcccttaaaactaaaaaaaataaaaaaagaatggATTTGGACAAGTTTTTCCAAATTCAGAGTTGACTAAATATTGGAATGTGTCAAGTCTCACATTGGCTAGACATGGCAAAAGATAACCTTTATAATAAACTTGGATAAATTTTCCTATTAGGTAAGCTTTTGGTTGTAGAGTTAGGCTTTCAATTCAAAGATGGTATAAAAGCCTATTTTATGCTTTAGATTGGGCCACTTGCTGATGTGCAATCTGATAGACTTCTCAGTCCATGTGTAGTTCTAGATGTTAAGGATGTGTCCCACTGTCCCACACCAGCTAGGCATATGGTCACGATAGCTTTTGTAATAGCTTTGATAATCTTTCCCCCTTAAACTAGTTTTTGGAGTGGAGTGAGGCTCACCATTGTTACAAATGGAGATTCAATGGCTGAAATTATTTATATTACTACATGTCTGTTTACTTCAAATCAAAATGTTTGGCCTGCCCAGTTGCTTATTTGATCTTCATTGATTGTTCTTAGGAAGGATCAAGCTATGATCGAGGTTTATATGCGCGATGTTTTGAGGAGTTGTTTGATTTAGCCAATTCAGATACAACCTCTACTTCTCAATATAAATTTGGCGTTACAGTTTGTGAGCTCTACAATGAACAGGTCTCTTTCTGTTGACTTAGACAGGCACACATTTCTGTTGTTACTGGGATCCGCATCTTTGTTTTTTGTTTAATTAGGATTATTATGGTTTTCTTATAGTCTTCTTTATGTGCTTTCAGACAACAGACCTGCTTTTGGAGTCAGGAAAAAGTATGCCTAAACTCTGCTTTGGATCACCTGAATGTTTTGTAGAACTGGTGCAGGAAAAAGTTGACAACCCTCTGGAGTTCTCTAGGTCTTTGAAAGCCGCATTTCAGAGTCGAGGAAATGatttatcaaagattaatgTATCTCATTTGTATGGTCTAAATTCCATGCTCACGCTTTGCATGATTATATTGTAGTCTGACTATATTTGTGCTGTTTTAACTTGCGTTACAAACTTCATTGCTAGCATAGCTTCACCCTAAATCCTTAGCATTATGTTTCATTGTCTATGCTTCGATATACTATGCTAAAGGTTTTAAGGACTGAACCTTGAAAGATTATATTTCTTTCAAATATATCACATTACAGACATCTACCCTATTGCATGCATACATTGTAATAGGATAGGATCAGGTCTTCTAAGCTTGCTATACGCTAATTCATCTCTATGGATTTTGTAATTTGCCGAATTAGGATTGTCACAATACACATATTTTACAACAATATGATCACTGGTGAAAATTCATATAGCAAACTCTCTTTGGTTGACTTGGCTGGAAGTGAAGGTTCAATAACAGAAGATGATAGTGGTGAGCGTGTCACAGATTTGCTGCATGTTATGAAATCACTTTCAGCGTATGTAATTTCAATACAGTACTTATTGGCAAAGTTACCTTTCTTTACAATTTTGCTTGATGCCTGCCCCCTTTTACATCAAATATATGTGTTTCCTTTGCTATTTATGTTTTTGGGCAAATTTAGCAAAAAGAATGTTGTGTGGCAAGATATTTCAGTGTCTAACTTCTTGTGGCATTAAACTTCTTTTTCAGATTGGGTGATGTTTTATCTTCTTTAACATCAAAGAAGGATGTCATTCCTTACGAAAATTCTGTGTTAACAAACCTCCTTGCTGATTCACTTGGTATTGATTTTTCCTTCCCACATTTTATTTATGATCTTGTGCTGCAATATATTTGATCTTAGGTTGTTACACTTCATAGAGATATCATGTAATAGTGATACGGAATTGTCTGCTGAGGTGTGAATAATATTTTACCAGCAGGATATGGTTTTATCATTCTTATGATCTATCTTGCCAAATACTTGAATATTTTACATGTTGCTGTAATTTGGCATTAATATTGGATTTTTTCATCATTGTAACTTGGAATCATTTCTTTATGATCAGTTTCAGGCACATGATATCTtttgacaattttttttttatgtttgtaGGGGGGAGTTCAAAAACCTTGATGATTGTTAATGTGTGTCCAAATTTTTCAAACTTATCTGAGACATTATCATCGCTCAATTTCTCTACCAGAGCTCGAAATGCTGTATTAAGTCTTGGGAACCGAGATACAATAAAGAAGTGGAGAGACATTGTAAGTTTCCACTCCTTGGAAAATGATAATAAATTCTATTTTGATATTCTTTAACCAATAGTGGCTATTTATCAGAGACATCTTATAATTATCACAATAACTATGATATATTAATTCAGATTAAACTTTATGTGGACCGAGTCATTATGGTATTGCATTACATTTTTTTCACTTTATGATGAACATGTATAGGAAATCTAGTTGCTCAGTTGGAAGAGTAGATGATGGAGAGTGCATGTAGAACTTAACTAATAGTCTGCATCATGGTTTTTTATAGGCAAATGACGCCCGTAAGGAGTTGTatgataatgaaaaagaaatccATGACCTGAAGCAAGAGGGTCTGCGGCTCAAGCAAGCACTTAAAGACGCAAATGATCAGTGTGTTTTACTCTTCAATGAAGTACAGAAGGCGTGGAAAGTTTCTTCTGCTTTGCAGACAGATTTGAAGGTTTGGCAATTTAATCTGTTAGTGTTTGTTTTCCAGTTCTGTGTGCTGACAGGTTATTTGGTGACAATTTTGTTTTCTCCATATTACATCTACATCTATTGACTAATTATATAATTTTCCTGCTGCAAGATGTTAGTAAACATGTGCAACATTAAATGAGTTTCTCGGGTACATAATAACAAAGATTCTATCAATTccatcattttgaattttctgaTATCACTTCTGAGTTGGGTTTTTACCGAGGTCTGGTGAGTGTTTTTGCCAAATGTTTCTGTTCCTTTAAATGATAAGAATACCATAGTTTTACTGTTTTCAATTTTCTTATACCAACATAATGCCagctttttcttccttttttttttgtcttaaaCTATTCTTTCAAATGTTCAAAAAGATTAATGACATGTACTTTCTTTCATTGAACGGCATAGATATCATGTTGCAATATGTGCTCTATATTTTACAAACATTCATACATTTTTTC is a window from the Arachis stenosperma cultivar V10309 chromosome 3, arast.V10309.gnm1.PFL2, whole genome shotgun sequence genome containing:
- the LOC130970298 gene encoding uncharacterized protein At4g38062, yielding MDKVYEELDEVKAEVDRLKAELRAKTDSLENLKKSHNAQVNQIQEARLKAEERKHELLRKEDEIAEANQACQDLKGDLNKKESIIKHLSAANDKLRADCNEKLKKWEDEKRDLLLTLEESNEKAENREQQVNLCRQEIERLEGYLAVSNKKCSESQKGLRASTELRERNDMLQELEEEKRKVEDQLKWKKEQFKHLEEAHQKLKENFRSNKKDWDMEKSTLLDEISSLQEKLDSQIRISDDLKHQLQTCHQALAHVESQKKRLQVEVSDLKARLDDASSEYQDAKSELDCLSSRLEKDIGELRYALKTKDAYLRESKYRIEKLEQENQELRIPLKELQEAQIQEAGATYSQSKLRSKLKNLEQAHKECASTLQVKEAEWKSQLEKLAKDLNSYEFELETKVAATEELKKELERSQSLNIEMELLNEEMSVMLLVLRQGISEAQLNLANYKEEMDVMNRKREEKVLQLMKELEIKEAALISVQKAMNVERERAACLMKQVESFGVSKELQHPLEDELDRHMEMLEESNICQLILKDKVMEMECELKDQLKEVHDALDSANVELDETISVRNEMEFELQIWMSIVERLKNDLEENHIVRRELETSLLTQVDVAESLKQEKYILVYKLEEQEMRIDQLNQELKVRKKITSEMDAILQLEHVKELNHQMETKVQNSDDVIQKLMIENRNLMENVTRLSLERKNLLQFVQGLGDKINEFSTVDSQLMEMLKTMAQSFENDGQGGILISKKDDRFFVNENMLIHSPTSRKKLEVTSDIRSPFKEVNN